A genomic window from Brassica oleracea var. oleracea cultivar TO1000 chromosome C8, BOL, whole genome shotgun sequence includes:
- the LOC106309499 gene encoding putative F-box/LRR-repeat/kelch-repeat protein At1g11620 isoform X2 has translation MALNLPYHLEEEILARVPWKYLATLRCVCKLWNSLILEENFNKKNLSFHMHSYSGEHRFILTDRGPKISAVGIEEQQNNVDDPPSLIVQDFTLTKARPCVAIMLYRAVHCDGLLLCVMENQLLVWNPLLKETTWIKCGSDFHQRDDAYSLGYLSHCDYRILRFRCASNSRNRPSRVEVCEVASKTWKVIDSISFDWFLSEPLSILSLRGTPYCIGLRENHTAFVQSYDFYKESFQPIDDLPLSYDEMNPIALEIYKGDRLSVLEQCHKTWKICIWVKHWLMLTSWTKLLVVDIPEFPLLYQRPNYSTNYYFDKNDRLVITCKHIGMKGLSIIRVVNDKDFQVIKANVSEIRFPFLCSYVPSLVRLSGFWKQDNSRIRWRKRRFS, from the exons ATGGCACTGAATCTACCATATCATTTGGAAGAGGAAATTCTCGCCAGAGTTCCATGGAAATATCTTGCAACGTTGAGATGTGTATGTAAGCTTTGGAATAGTCTTATTTTGGAGGAGAATTTCAACAAGAAGAACTTGTCGTTTCACATGCACAGCTATAGCGGTGAACATCGGTTTATACTCACAGACCGTGGTCCTAAGATTTCTGCCGTGGGCATTGAGGAGCAGCAAAACAACGTGGACGATCCTCCGTCTTTGATCGTCCAAGACTTCACCCTTACAAAAGCCCGACCATGCGTGGCAATTATGTTGTACAGGGCTGTTCATTGCGATGGTCTGTTGTTGTGTGTCATGGAAAACCAGCTTCTAGTTTGGAACCCCTTACTGAAGGAAACGACTTGGATCAAATGCGGTAGTGACTTTCACCAACGAGATGATGCTTACAGCCTTGGATACCTCAGCCACTGTGATTACAGGATCTTAAGGTTTCGGTGTGCTAGTAATTCGAGAAATAGACCTTCAAGGGTCGAGGTCTGTGAAGTTGCATCTAAGACATGGAAGGTTATAGATAGCATCAGTTTTGATTGGTTCCTTAGTGAGCCATTGTCGATCCTGTCTCTGAGAGGAACTCCTTATTGTATTGGTCTTCGAGAAAACCATACAGCTTTCGTACAAAGCTATGACTTTTACAAAGAGAGTTTTCAGCCCATAGATGACCTGCCATTAAGCTATGATGAGATGAACCCTATTGCACTAGAGATTTATAAAGGAGATAGGCTTTCAGTGTTGGAGCAATGTCACAAAACATGGAAGATATGCATATGGGTGAAGCATTGGCTCATGCTTACTTCTTGGACCAAATTATTGGTCGTGGACATACCAGAGTTTCCGCTGTTATATCAAC GACCAAATTATTCTACTAATTATTATTTCGACAAAAACGATAGACTCGTCATAACTTGTAAACACATTGGCATGAAGGGACTGTCTATTATCAGAGTCGTCAACGACAAGGATTTCCAAGTAATTAAAGCTAATGTATCGGAAATTCGTTTCCCTTTTTTATGCAGCTACGTTCCAAGCTTGGTTAGGCTTTCAGGGTTTTGGAAGCAAGACAACAGTCGGATTCGTTGGAGAAAACGTAGATTCAGCTAG
- the LOC106309499 gene encoding putative F-box/LRR-repeat/kelch-repeat protein At1g11620 isoform X1 — protein sequence MALNLPYHLEEEILARVPWKYLATLRCVCKLWNSLILEENFNKKNLSFHMHSYSGEHRFILTDRGPKISAVGIEEQQNNVDDPPSLIVQDFTLTKARPCVAIMLYRAVHCDGLLLCVMENQLLVWNPLLKETTWIKCGSDFHQRDDAYSLGYLSHCDYRILRFRCASNSRNRPSRVEVCEVASKTWKVIDSISFDWFLSEPLSILSLRGTPYCIGLRENHTAFVQSYDFYKESFQPIDDLPLSYDEMNPIALEIYKGDRLSVLEQCHKTWKICIWVKHWLMLTSWTKLLVVDIPEFPLLYQHMGEALAHAYFLDQIILLIIISTKTIDSS from the coding sequence ATGGCACTGAATCTACCATATCATTTGGAAGAGGAAATTCTCGCCAGAGTTCCATGGAAATATCTTGCAACGTTGAGATGTGTATGTAAGCTTTGGAATAGTCTTATTTTGGAGGAGAATTTCAACAAGAAGAACTTGTCGTTTCACATGCACAGCTATAGCGGTGAACATCGGTTTATACTCACAGACCGTGGTCCTAAGATTTCTGCCGTGGGCATTGAGGAGCAGCAAAACAACGTGGACGATCCTCCGTCTTTGATCGTCCAAGACTTCACCCTTACAAAAGCCCGACCATGCGTGGCAATTATGTTGTACAGGGCTGTTCATTGCGATGGTCTGTTGTTGTGTGTCATGGAAAACCAGCTTCTAGTTTGGAACCCCTTACTGAAGGAAACGACTTGGATCAAATGCGGTAGTGACTTTCACCAACGAGATGATGCTTACAGCCTTGGATACCTCAGCCACTGTGATTACAGGATCTTAAGGTTTCGGTGTGCTAGTAATTCGAGAAATAGACCTTCAAGGGTCGAGGTCTGTGAAGTTGCATCTAAGACATGGAAGGTTATAGATAGCATCAGTTTTGATTGGTTCCTTAGTGAGCCATTGTCGATCCTGTCTCTGAGAGGAACTCCTTATTGTATTGGTCTTCGAGAAAACCATACAGCTTTCGTACAAAGCTATGACTTTTACAAAGAGAGTTTTCAGCCCATAGATGACCTGCCATTAAGCTATGATGAGATGAACCCTATTGCACTAGAGATTTATAAAGGAGATAGGCTTTCAGTGTTGGAGCAATGTCACAAAACATGGAAGATATGCATATGGGTGAAGCATTGGCTCATGCTTACTTCTTGGACCAAATTATTGGTCGTGGACATACCAGAGTTTCCGCTGTTATATCAACATATGGGCGAAGCATTGGCTCATGCTTACTTCTTGGACCAAATTATTCTACTAATTATTATTTCGACAAAAACGATAGACTCGTCATAA